Genomic window (Propionibacteriaceae bacterium ZF39):
TCGCTGCAGCCCGGAGTCCGGGTCATGCTCTCCTCCGGCATCTATGGCACGGTCGTGTCCGTCGGTGAGAAGCAGGCGACTGTTCAGATCGCCCCGGGGATCGAGGTGCTCGTTCTCAAGCAGGCCGTGCTCCAGGTGATCACGCCCGGTTCGCAGTTCGCCGAGGACGGCCCCGTCGGCCTCGAGTCTCCTGCCGAACCGGAATACCTCGATGATCCCGCCTCCGATCCGGAGCTCGATCACAGGCCGGTGAGCGATCCCGATCCCGAGACCTTCCGGTCGGATGAGGACCGGAAGGGCTGACGATGGCGACCCACACGTCCAAATACGGGCGGCCGTTGCGCACGATCATCATCCTGTTCATCGTGCTGGCTGCCCTCTTCGGTGTCATGGCGTTCAACAGGGCCTGGTCGCCCAAGCTCGGCCTCGACCTGCGGGGTGGCACCACCATCACGCTGACCGCCAGCAACACCGTCGGGGGCGGTGCCCCCACCGGTGAGAGCCTCGAACAGGCCCGCACGATCATTCAGCAGCGCGTCGACTCCCTCGGCGTCGGTGAGACCGAAGTGACCACCTCCGGTGACCGCCAGGTCGTCGTGACCGTGCCGAACGTCCAGCAGGACGAGCTGGTGCGGATGGTCGGCCAGACCGCGGTCCTGACCTTCCGCGCGCTCTATGTCGCGATGCCGGTCCAGCCGGCCGTCCCGTCGGCCACCGATCCGACCGCCGCTCCCGGTGGTGAGGCCACTCCTGCCGGAGAGGCGACTCCAGGCACCGATGCTCCCGCCCCGGAGGCCACTCCCGCGGCGGAGACGACTCCGGCCGCCCAAGGCGCCAATCGTCCGGCTCCGATGCTGCCGACGGCCCCGCCGCCGGTGCGTACGCCGCGCCCGACCGCGCCCGGCCAGGGACTGGCCCCGGATCAGGCGATGACGTGGGCGCCGACCGAGAACGACTACATCGACTTCCAGGAATATCAGTGCGGCGATCCGACCGGAGAGATCTCCGATCAGCCGCTGGTGGCCTGCAACCGCGAGGGCACCGAGAAATATCTGCTCGGCCCGGCGATCATCACCGGTGACCGGCTGACCACGGCGAGCGCCGGCGTTCCCCAGAACCAGCTCAACTGGGTCGTCAATCTCGAGTTCGATCCCGAGGGTGGCCGCCAGTTCGAGTCGGCGACCGGCGCGCTGGCCGCCAAGCAGGATCCCGAGAACCGCTTCGCCATCGTGCTGGACGGTCATGTGATCTCCAGCCCGAGCGTGAGCCAGGCGATCCCCGGCGGTCGTGCCGAGATCTCCGGCTCCTTTAACGAGCGCACGGCGACCGAGCTGGCCAACATCCTGAAATATGGTGCGCTGCCGCTCGCGTTCGAGGTCTCGGAGGTTTCCAACGTCTCCGCGACCCTCGGTGGTGAGCAGCTGCGGGCCGGCATCATCGCGGGCCTGATCGGTCTTGCGCTGGTGGTCG
Coding sequences:
- the yajC gene encoding preprotein translocase subunit YajC, encoding MDPLTTGLLIALMVASFYFLIIRPNRRRQAEQTKLTESLQPGVRVMLSSGIYGTVVSVGEKQATVQIAPGIEVLVLKQAVLQVITPGSQFAEDGPVGLESPAEPEYLDDPASDPELDHRPVSDPDPETFRSDEDRKG
- the secD gene encoding protein translocase subunit SecD, which encodes MATHTSKYGRPLRTIIILFIVLAALFGVMAFNRAWSPKLGLDLRGGTTITLTASNTVGGGAPTGESLEQARTIIQQRVDSLGVGETEVTTSGDRQVVVTVPNVQQDELVRMVGQTAVLTFRALYVAMPVQPAVPSATDPTAAPGGEATPAGEATPGTDAPAPEATPAAETTPAAQGANRPAPMLPTAPPPVRTPRPTAPGQGLAPDQAMTWAPTENDYIDFQEYQCGDPTGEISDQPLVACNREGTEKYLLGPAIITGDRLTTASAGVPQNQLNWVVNLEFDPEGGRQFESATGALAAKQDPENRFAIVLDGHVISSPSVSQAIPGGRAEISGSFNERTATELANILKYGALPLAFEVSEVSNVSATLGGEQLRAGIIAGLIGLALVVGYAILYYRGLFVVVVLSLAVAGAFTYAMTVLLGESVGFALNLPGIAGAIVAIGLTADSFIIFFERIRDEVREGRSLRSAVETGWEKSRNTIVISDAVSMLSAVVLFILAMGGVKGFAFILGLTTLLDLAVVFFFTKPLMSLLVRTKFFGEGRKGSGLEAEKLGVRSLSGRITRRRRPATAAAAAAKEA